Genomic DNA from Betaproteobacteria bacterium:
CGCTCCGATGTTGCCGGCCGCGCCCGGCCGGGAGTCGACCATGACCGGCTGACCCCAGCTCTCGGTCAGCTTCTGGGCCATGAGGCGCAACACGCCGTCTATCGCGCTGCCGGAGGGCCACGGAAAGACCCAGCGAACCGGCTTGTCGGGATAACTCTGAGCCGCACCCGCCGCCGTGCTGAACACACACAACAACATCACAGCAAGATTTGCGAATATCCGCGTGTTCATGCTTTCCTCCAAGCTGTCATGAGTTCAGAAACTGGACATGATCAAGTCCATGAACCGGCTGCCTCGGACGCCGCCTTGATCGGGATGCCGCCCCGGCGCACCCATCGATAGCGACTGTCGAGAACATCCGCGAGCGGCCGGCGTCGCTCGTCGGAAACCGCGATCCACATACGCAGCAGATGCCGCTGCCGCTCCGGCTCCTCGTAGTCCTCGAAAGCGGTGCGCGCGTGCATCGTGATGTGGTTGTTGATGAGCTGGATGTCGCCTTCCCGGAAGTCCATCGAGAGCATCAGCTCGGGCCGGTTGGCGATCTCCTGCACCCGTTCCAGCGCTTCGAGCTGGATCGGCGCCGGCGCGTACTGCCCGCCGAACCGCGCCGCCGATTTGTAATACGGCAGGCTGACGATGCGCGCCGTGATCCTGCCGTCGCGCTCGCTGAACATGGGAATCGTGAAGAACGGCGGCTCGCCTGCCGGTTCCTCGCCGCGCCAGTCGAGGTGAAACATGCCGTAGAGCGCGTCCAGGAGATCCGGCCGCTCCGCACGCAGCACGTTGTGGATAGTAAGTGCGCTCACGATCTTGCTTTCGCCGCCCGATTTCGCGGTGCGCACGCAGAACAGCCCGATCATGTCGACGGGCAGCAGATCGGTGTGGAAATCCATGCGCTCTCGGGTCTGATAGCCGCGGGCGTTGGGGTCGGCGTGGACCCGCCCTTCGTCCCGCACGTGCCCGAGGAGATGGCCGCGCGCGTTCTGCGATACCGGCGTGCCCAGGTGCACGCCGAGCCCCCAGTACAGGAGCTCGCATTCCGCGGCCGTATAGCGGCTGCGCGGGATGCCGCGTATCAGCATGAAGCCGCGGCCGTTCTCGATCTCGTCGAGTATCCCGTCGAGCTCGCGCGCGAAATTCAGAAGCGGAAAGGCGTCCGCCGAAAAAGGGATCGTCGCGCCGAGGCGCTTCGCATGCGCGAGCGCGGCGTCGATTTCTTCCACCGCGTTCGCGTCGAGGTGATGGATCCACGAGCGGTCGTGCTGGATTTCCGAGCCGGTCCAGGCGCCCGGCCCGGTGACGGCGTCACGTTTCTGGGCTGTCATGTGCGCTTGTTTCCTCCTGTAATTGCGAAAATCCTGGACACGCACGCGCCTGACAAATGTCCTCCCTCGCGCTGTAACATCGGCGCTAAGACCGCGAGGAGGGCAACCGTATGACTGATACGATGTTGAAGCCCGCATCCAGCGCTATTGCGGACGCACCAGAGCCGCTCGCGATCGTTCGCGTCGACGCGATTCCCGTCGCGTTGCCGCTTCTGAAACCGGTCGTGATGGCGGGCGAGCGGATCGAGCGCTCGAAGAGTCTCATCGTGCGCGTCGAGGCCGCGAACGGACTCGTGGGCTGGGGTGAAGCGTCCGCTGCGCCGCTCATGACCGGGGACCTGCTCGTCGGCATGTGCGCGGCGGTAAACGACCACCTGGCGCCGCTCGTCGTGGGTCAGGATGCGATGCGCCGGGCCGCGCTCGCCCGGCGCTCGAGTGCGGCGCTGCTGCACAACACCGGCGCGAAATGCGCGCTCGACATGGCGATCAACGATCTGGTCGGTCGCCATCTCGGCATTCCGCTCGTCGAGCTCTTCGGCGGCGCGCTGCGCGACGTGCTCGAGCCCATGTACCTCCTGGGCAACCCCAAAGTGGAAGACGATATCGCCGAAGCGCGCGCCAAGCTTGTCGAGGGATTTCGCTTCTTCAAGCTGAAGATCGGCATCAAGCGGCCGGCGGACGAGGCGGCCGCCGCGCTGCGGGTTCGGCGCGAGCTGGGAGACGAAATCGCGCTTTGCGCCGACGCGAACATGGGCATGAGCTTCGCCGATGCGCAGGCGTTCGCCGAAGGCGCACGTGAAGCGAACCTGCTTTTCATGGAGCAGCCGCTGCACGCCGAGGATTTCGACGGCATGGCCGCGCTGGCGCGCTCGAGTCCCGTGCCGCTCAACGGCGACGAGTCGATCGGCAGCGTGGCGAGCATACGCGCCCTGCATCGCATGGGCGCGATCCAGGGCGCGAACATCAAGGCCATCAAGATGGGTGGAATCGCCGCGACCGTTCATGCGATGCACGTGTGCGGCGCGCTGGGGCTGAACATCAACCTCGCGGGCAAGGTCGCGGAATCGAGCATCGCAGCAGCAGCGCTCGTCCATATGGGGTGTCTCGCGCCCAACCTGAATTGGGGCCTGAACATCACCCACCACTACCTGGCCGAAGACCTGAGCGATTCTCCGCTCGGGATCGAGCGCGGAACCGCGCGCCGCCCCGCCGGACCGGGACTGGGAATAATCGTCAGCGAAGCACGGGTAGCCCGCTTTCGAGCGAGCGTTTTCCCGGAATCGTTTTTGCTGCGCTGTTGGAAGCGCGCCTCGAGTCTCCGCAGCTCGGCGAGCGCTTCCTGCAGACGGTCCGCGCGGCGCACTTGTTCCGCGGACGTGAACGTTTTCACCACGTCCGCGGACGCGCCGCTGTTCGCTTTTTTGAACACGTGCCGGATATCGATATACACCGCGTTGTTGCGCGTGCCGCGGCCCTCGAAGATCTCCGTCGCGCCCGCGCGGTTCAAACCCGATCGGGTCGAACGCTTCATGCGCTCCGGATCGTAGCGGCGCCACCGACGATCAGAACATCTGCTCCGATGTGCTCGACGCCGTTTAATTTCGCGATGCCTCGGTCACTGCAGCGTTCAGTCTGCCCGGATATGGGGCAGTTCGCACTCCACCATGAGTAGCCGTGTGCCCCTGGCTCACGATCGCCTTGAGGCTGTTCGATGCCCGAAACAACACGACCCGCCTCGCGCTTATCGGCACACCTTCCTTCGTTCTGGGGTTGCGACCGGGACGGCTTTTCTTGGCGCGCAGCCGGAACGCTCCAAATCGCGCGAGCTTGACCGTATGCCCTCGCTGAAGCGAAGCGCCTATCTCCTCGAAGAACGCAGCTACCATATCCATCGCGTCATCTTTGCTGATGCCGATGCCCTCGTGTAAAGCTCTCGCGATATGCTCTCTGGTAGTCGTCATCCAGGTTTTCAACGCTCGACTGATACAACGCGTCAGAAAGGCGCCGTCCCGCACACCGTCGTGCGTTCCATCAATCGCCGCAGCGGGAGCGCATAGTCTCCGACTGCGCAATGCTGGGTCGCGCAATTGTCCCAGATCAGCAAGTCGCCGATCTGCCATTGGTGGCGGTAAACGAATTCCGGGTTCTTGATATGGGAGAACAGCTCGGATAAAAGCGCCGTGCTCTCCGGGGCGTCCATGCCCACGATCTGCGTCGTATATCCTTCGTTGACGAACAAGCACTTCCTGCCGCTGTATGGGTGTGTGCGCACCGCCGGATGCTCGATGTCCGGCGTCTTCTTTTTCTGTTCCTCCGTCAATTGCGGCCGCGGACCGCTCTTTCTCTCCCGCGAATAGCCGTGAATGTAGGAATTCACTGCTCGACGCCCGGACAATCTCTGCCTCGTCGCTTCCGGCAGCGCGGCGTAAGCGGCGGTCATACTCGAAAACAGAGTAGCGCCCAACGGGCGGCCGTCCTTTGTTGGAACTTCCCTTGAAAAGTCTGCTCGCCCACTTCTCTGGACAAGTCGATCCCCCGGATCTCGGCGCCGAGCGGGTTGTCAAAGCGCTTGACCTCCATCATGCTCTCCTCCCCTCCTTCATCGAATCGCTGCTTGTCCACCGCTCCTCCATGTGCCGTAGCTCGGGTTTGTCATCCTGGCCCCAAGCGCTTCGTCGCCTCACGCACTTTGTACAGGTCCCGCCTCCTTCAGGGAAACCGAGCGGACGACATAACCCCATCCCTCATCGCGGCGCACGAAGCCTTCCTGCTCAAGGCGACTGAGCCGAAAATGAATGCAACACGGATTCATTCTTGCTCATGTCTTACGTGCCCGTCAACCTGGACATTGAACAATTGGGTTATTCTTCAAGCATTAACCTCTACATTGATCGGTGAGAGGACCGGCTTTGCACACTGTGCCGCCTTCCGGAAGAATTCACCGGTTCCAGACCCGGATTGCCGCCCTCATCGTGATCGCAGCGGCGCCCGGTTTCGCTCTCGCGATCTACAATTACTGGGAGCAGCACCAGCACCAAGCCACGCAGGCGAAACACGCCGTCGTAGTGTTAGGGCAGCTCCTGAAGAGCCGCTACGAGCAGATCGCGGTCGAGGGCCGGCTCGCGCTGGAGTCTGTGGCCCGGCTGCCGGCCGGATTGACGCGCGATCGTGCTCGCTGCGATGCCGCGCTCGCCGACATGCGGCGCCGGCATAAAGCTTTTGTCAATGTGGCGATCGCCGCCCCGGACGGCGTCATCGCGTGCAGCGCGCTGCCCTCCGAGGGCCGGGTCAGTGTGGCCGACCGCCTGTATTTCAGGGAAGCGATGAAGACGCGCGACTTCGCAATCGGCGACTATCAGATCGGCCGCATCACCGGTAAAGCGACAGTGAATTTCGCATACCCCATGCTCGAGCAGGGGCTTCCCGGGGTTGCGATTCTCGCCCTCGACTTCGCATGGATCGAAGCGGCCGTCGCCGAAGCCGCTCTGCCCGCCGGCGCCGCGGTCACGCTGGTGCGCGCCGACGGCATGGTTCTCGCCCGCTATCCGCAGCCTGAAGACTGGCTCGGCCGGACATTTCCCGAGATGGGCCTCATGCATGCGAACCTCGAAGCCAGGACGCTCGCGGCGGCAAAGGGTCCAGATGGAGCAATGCGTTACTACGCTTTCGGTACGCTGAGGGCGGCAGGTGGCGGACCGCAAACTTACTTGAGCGTGGAGATCCCGGAAGCGTCGCTCTTCGCGGACGTGCGCCGCGGATTGTTGCAACATCTCGCGCTTCTCGGTGCGGTGGCAGCGCTCATGATCGCGGCGGCCGTGGCGGCCGGACGCGCGTTCGTGCTGCGTCCCCTTCATGCGCTGGGCCTGGCGGCTAGACGGTTTGCCGATGGAGATCATGACGCTCGGAGCGGCCTCGATTACACCACTGGCGAACTCGGGCGGCTTGCACAGGCGTTCGACCACATGGCGCGCTCCCTGCAGCAGGCCCTCGTGGAGCGGGACCGCGCGCTCGAGGAGATCAGCAATGCAGGCAGCCGCATGCGGGCGCTCATCCAGGCTTCTCCGCTCGCGATTTACACGCTTGATCTCGAGCACAGGATGACGAGCTGGAACGCTGCCGCCGAAAAGCTCTACGGCTGGACGGAGCAGGAGCTGTTGGGGCGCACGCTTCCCATGGTCCCGGAAGGCGGCCGCACGCCGGAGCATTACGCATTGCGCGAGCGCGTTCTCGAAGGCGAAGTGATATCGAACCTCGAGACGCAGCGGAGGCGGCGCGACGGCGTCTTGCTCGACGTGAGTCTCAGCATGGCGCCGCTGTATGACGCCGAAGGCCGGGTGTGCGGTCGCATGAGCATCGTCGCGGACGTGACGGAGCGAAAGCACATGGAGGAAGCGCTGCACCGCGCGCATGCCGAGATGAGCGCGCTCATCCGGGCAGCGCCGCTCGCCATCTACACCCTCGACCTCGACAGCCGCATCACGAGCTGGAGCCCCGCCGCGGAGCGCCTCTACGGCTGGAAGGAGGAGGAGTTGCTGGGACGCTATTCACCGCTCGTTCCGGGCGGGCAGCGCACCGAGGCCGACCATGACGAGGTGCGCCGGCGCATCAGGGAAGGGGAGCGTACGACCAGCCTGGAAGTGCAGCGCGAGCGGCGCGACGGCGCGCTGATATACGTAACCATCGCTCGCGCGCCGCTGTACGACGCGGAAGGCCAGGTCTGCGGACGCATGGTCATCGCTTCCGACATCACCTCGCGCAAAAAGACCGAGGCGGAGCTCGTGCGGTCGCTTTCCCTGCTCCAGGCGACGCTCGACGCTACCGCGGATGGGATCCTCCTGGTGGACACAGAAGGCCGCATCGTGCGCTACAACGCCCGTTTCACGCAGATGTGGTGCATTCCGGACGATGTCCTTGCCGCCGGCGAGGTCGCCGGGGCGCTGCAGTTCGTCATGACGCAGCTCAAGGACCCGGAAGGCTTTCTCGCACGCGTAAAGGAGATCTATGCCCACCCCGAAGCGGAGAGCCGCGATATCGTAGAGCTTGCCGACGGACGGGCCTTCGAGCGTTACTCGCAGCCGCAGCGCATCGAAGGCGCCATTGCCGGGCGGGTGTGGAGCTTCAGCGATATCACCGAGCAGCGGCAGGCGGAGGATCGTCTGACCCGCCTCGCTCAGTACGATACGCTGACGGGCCTTCCGAACCGCTCGCTGTTCCACGACCGGCTGCTGCAGGCGATGGCGCGCGCGGCGCGGCACGAAACTATGGTGGCGCTGATGTTCGTCGATCTGGACAACTTCAAGACCGTCAACGACACCCTCGGGCATCAGGCCGGCGATGCGCTCCTGCAGGAAGTCGCGCGGCGGCTCACCGGCTGCCTGCGCGAGACCGATACCGTCGCGCGCAGGGGCGGAGACGAGTTCACGGTGATGCTCGAGGAAGTGATGCGCGTCGACCAGGTGGGACCCGTCGCGGAAAAAATCATCGCGGCGCTCCGCGAGGCGGCCATGATCAACGGCAAGGCGGTGGCGGTGTCGGCCAGCATCGGCATCACGCTGTATCCGTTCGACACGGAGGACATCGATGAGATGCTGATCCAGGCCGACACTGCGATGTACCGGGCCAAGGAGCGTGGCCGCAACAACTTCCAGTTTTTTTCCCACGACATGAACAGGCGCGCCTGAGAGCGGCGGGCGCGATCTCGTCTGCATCGCGCGCAACCGGGGGCGCGACAAACAGCGGCGACGTTAACCCACGCTCACTCGCCCTTGATGTTCGCTGCCTTGATGACCTTCAGCCACTTCTCGGTCTCTGCGACCATGAGCCTGCCGAATTCCGCGGCGCTCATTTTCTCGGGCACCGCGCCCTGCACATCGAGCTTCTGCCGCATGTCCGGCGCGTCGAGGACCGCGGTTACTTCGGCGTGCATGCGATTGATGATATTGGGAGGCGTCCTGAGCGGCGCGAACATGCCCCACCAGATATAGGTGCTGAAACCGGGTACGCCCGCGTCGCTGATCGTCGGGATGCCAGGCAGTTGCGGATTGGGCCTGGTGCCGCCGACACCCAGCACCTTGAGCCTTCCGCTGCGGATATGTGCAATGAGGGTCGTGATCGAGCCGATCTGTATCTGCGTATTGCCGGCGATCGTGTCGGCAACGGCCGGTCCCCCGCCCTGAAACGGGACGTGCACGATACTGGTACCCGTCATGAGCTTGAAGAGCTCGGTGTTCATGTGCGGAAAGCCGCCGATGCCGGAGGAGGAGTAGTTGAGTGCACCGGGTCTTTTCTTCGCGAGCGCGATCAGCTCCTTGACGGACTTCACGGGCAGCGAGGGATGCACGGCGAGGACGCTGTCGCCGAATCCAAGCAGCGCGACGTGAGCGAACGATTTGACGTAATCGATCCCTTTCGCGCGCTCTTTGTAGATAAGGTGGCCGTACGCGGTCGACGTGATCATGAAGTTGTGGCCGTCCGGCGGCGTCTGCGCGGCGAGCTGCATGCCGAGAATGCTGCCAGCACCCGGCCGGTTGTCGATGATCACCTGCTGTTTGAGGCGCCGCGTGAGCTCGGCTGCGAGGAGCCTTCCGACGATGTCCGTGCTGCCGCCCGGCGGCCACGGGATGATCACGCGGATCGCTTTCTCCGGCCATTCCGCGGCGACCGCGACAGGGGTGAGCGTGATCGATGCGAACAACAGCCCTAAGGCTCCGAGTGACTTTTGGTTCATGTTGCGGTGTCCCTCTCACGTTAAGAAACGAGATCGCCGCGCGAGCGGCACGAAAACAGCTTACCGAATCGAGCGCGCGCCGCGCCGCCTAAGAGCCAGCGTCGCGCCCGCGCCGGTCCATGCTCATTCGATCCGGGCGCCCGAAGCCTTGATCAGCCTGGCGTATTTTTCGTAATCCGCCTTCACGCGGACAGCAAACTCCTCGGGCGTCGCGATCCACGGCTCGAGCGCCTGGCCCGCGAGGCTCTTATGGACGTCCGGCAGCCTGAGCGCCCGGGCGATTTCGCCGTTGAGCTTGTCGATGATCGGGTTCGGTGTTCCCCCCGACGCGAAGACGGCGATCCATGGGCTCATCTCATAGCCGGGCACGCCCGTTTCGGCGATCGTCGGCACCTCGGGCATGAGCGTGAGCCGCTGCGCCGAAGTCGTCGCCACGAGCCGCAGCCGGCCGGCCTTGATCTGCGGCAGGACGGTGGCGAGCGTTGCCGTCATCGCCTGCGTTTCACCCGAAACGATAGCGGTGACTGCCGGCGGCCCGCCTTTGTACGGAACGTGAACGAGCTTGATTCCGGTAAGCCCGATGAACTGCGCCATCGACAGGTGCGGAGCGCTGCCGTTGCCGGACGACGAGTAGAGAATCTGCCCGGGGCTCGCCTTCGCCAGCGCGATGAATTCCTTTACCGATTTCACCGGCAGCGACGGATGCACGATCAGTCCTCCCGGCTGCTGGCAGAGCAGCGCGACCGGCACGAAATCTCTCAACGTGTCGTAGGGAAGCTTCCTGTACATCGTCGCGTTCCCCAGGTGCGTGGTCGACTGCACCATCAGCGTGTAGCCGTCACCCGGCGATTTTGCGACGAGATCCGCGCCTATGGTTCCCGAGGCGCCGGGACGGTTATCGATGACGAATTGCTGCCCGAGCGATTCCGAGACCTTCTGCATCACCGTGCGCCCCACGATGTCGTTCGAACCGCCGGCTGGCCACGGTATGACCACGCGCACCGGCTTGGCGGGATAAGACTGGCTCGAAGCGGAGCCGGACGACAGCGCGAGCGTCGCCAGACCAAGAACCATGAAAAGCCGCAGAGTAAACATCGCTTCCTCCCATCAGTAGCTCGTCGGCCAGTTGGCGAGCCGGTGCTGACCCACCCCTTCAGACAGCCGCAATGTGTGCGTATCAAGCGTTTCCTTCAGGTACTCGCGCGTCTCTCTCGGGTCGAGCACTTCCTTCACACCATAGACAGCGGCGAGATCGTAGGCCCCGCCCATGCGGGCCATGTCCGCGAGGAGTTTCGCGAAGCGCTCCGGATCGTCCTCTTCTTTGACGCCATGCACGACCATCACCGCGGTGCGCGGATTCATGAAGCTCACTTCCGCCGTCCACCAGGCAGCGATCTCGTCCGCGATACCGGCGCCGCCCATATTGATGAAGCCACGGCCATAGCTCTTTCGCAGGATGATGCTGACCTTCGGCACTGAGACCTGCAGAAGGGCGTTCATCCAGTTGATCACCTTGCCGATGACGCCGCGCTTCTCGGCTTCCGGACCGACGAGAAAACCGGGCTGGTCCTGCAGGAATACCAACGGCACGTTGTAGGAATCGCACAGGACGATGAAGTCGGTCGCCTTGCTGCATGCATCGGCATCCATTGCGCCGCCCTTGAACAGCGGATTGTTGGCGATGATGCCGACGGGGCGCCCCTCGATGCGCGCGAGCGCCGTCGTGATGCTGCGCCCGTAGCGTTCCTTCAGCTCGAAAGAGCTGTCCCGGTCGACGATTGCGCGGATCACCTTGCGCACGTCATAAACCTGCGCCGATGACTCGGGGATCAGGTCGAGTATCTGTTTGACCGCTTCGTCAGAGCCTTCAGGCACGGCCGCCACGGGTGGCGGCATGCGGTTGTTGGTGGGCAAATAGGCAAGGAAACGCCTGATCCCATCGATCGCCTCCTGATCGCTATCGACGACAAGATCGGCAAACCCGGAATGCTCCGCGAGCACCTGCCAGCCGCCGAGCTCCTCCGCGCTCACCTCACGGCCGAGCGACATCGATACCACGCGAGGGCTCGCGACGGCCATGACCGCGCCTTTGCGCATGACGCAGAAATCCGAACAGCAGGCGTGCCACGCCGCGGAGCCGAATGCGTTACCCAGTATCGCGGCGGCCCAGGGCGCGTCCCGCGTGCGCAGGAAACGGTTGCCTTCGAAGTTCATGCCCATGCCCTCGCCCATGATGTCGGGCATTCGCACTCCGGTCGATTCGCCGAGGAAGATCACGGGAAAGCCACGGCGGCCCCCTGTATCCTTGACGTGAGCCATCTTGCGGTTGTTGGTGTAGCTCGATGACGATCCCTTGACCGTGAAATCGTAGCCCACCACGCCGACGCGCCGTCCGTCGACCTTGCCGAAACCGGTGACCTTTCCGTCGCACGGCGTGGAAGCGCGCATCTCGGGTATGTACGAGACACCGAACAGGCCCGATTCGCGAAATGTGCCCGGGTCGAGGAGATGATCAATGCGCTCGCGCGCATTCAAAATGCCCTGCTGCGCGCGCCTGGCGAGCTTCTCGAGTCCGCCCATCGCTTTCGCGCGCGCCGCGCGCTCGGCGTCACCCGCGATCTTGTCCGCGAACTTCGTGCTCATGTTCGTCACTTGCCCGCTCCTTCGATTCGTTGGTCGGAGCCGCGGGTCCATGAGGCCCGCTTTCACGCCCATTCGTGCGGTACGTTACCGCAACATCAGCATCCGGAACGCGGATAACCTTGCGGTGGATGCCGCGCGCCGGTCGGACTCCTGACGCCGCAGGTTTCTGGCTATTTGAAAAGCAGCGCGGCGCCGCTCGCGAGCAGCACGGCGCCGACGACCCGACCGAACGTGTGCGGCTCGATGCGGCCGGCCACGCGCTCTGCGAGACGGCCGCCGAGCCACATGAAAGGCAGCGCCACCGCGAGCACGATGAGTGTCGTGCGGTCGTAGAGGCCGAGACCCGCGTAACTCGTCGCACGCAGCGCCGCCTGGACGAGCAGCGTGGTCGTGACCGTCACTCGAAACACATCGCGCGCGAGCTCGAGATTGCTGAAGTAGATCGCATACAACGGACCGGCCGCGCCGCCGAAGAGCGCGCCCAGGAATCCTGCCGTCGTGCTCAGGATTGCCCCCAGCGGCCGCAGCAGAGCGCGCGGTGCGCGCAGCGGGCGCGTGGCCGTCGCGAACGCGAAAACGGCATACGCGACGACGAACAGACCCAGGCCTTTGCGCAGCAGTGCGGCATCGAGCTCGTTCAGGAGGTAGACGCCGCCCGCAACCCCGATCGCCGTGAACGGTATGGTGTATGCGACCTCGCGCCAGAGAACAAGCCGCCGATGCCGGGTCGCGTGTCCCGTCGAGGCGAGCAGGTTGAGAACGGCCACGACGGGTACCACGACCTGCACGGGCAACGCCAGCGCCATGAGCGGAACAGCGACGGCACCGCCGCCAAACCCCGCGGTGCCGCGCACCGCGAAGGCCGCCACGATCACCAGTGCGCAGAATGCCAGTTGCCACGCGGGGAGGTCCTCCATCTCATCTCGCAGAAAACGCTGCGGAGATCAATCCAGTGCACCCCGTCCTTCTTTGCCTGCTCAATTCAGCTTTGCCCCGGAGTCCTTGATGACCTTCGCCCACTTCGTAATCTCTTTTTGCACGTACTGTCCGAACTGCTCGGGCGTATTGCCGACAGGGTCGGCTCCGAGGCGGGTGATGCGCTCGCGGACTTCGGGCTGAGTCAATATCCTGACGATGTCGGCATTGAGGCGCGCGACGAGATCGGAGGCGAGCCCGGCCGGCGCAAAAACACCGAACCAGGCGATGGCTTCGTATCCAGGCAGGCCGGACTCGGCGATTGTCGGCACTTGGGGCACGACAGAGGACCGCTCGAGGGCGGTCACGCCGAGCGCGCGCAAACGGCCCGACTGGATATGGGGCAGCGAGGCCGGAATATTGGGAAACATCAGGAGCACGTTGCCCGCGATGACGTCGGTCAACGCCGGCGCGCTTCCTTTGTAGGGCACGTGCAGCATCTTGATCCCCGCCATGGTCGCGAAAAGCTCGCCGGCGAGATGCTGCGAGAAGCCCACGCCCGCCGACGCATAGGTGAGATCCCTGGGCCTCCCCTTCGCCAAGGCGATGAGCTCCTTCACCGACTTTGCCGGCAATGAGGGATGGACCAGGAGGATATTGGGCGCAGTCGCCACGAGCGTGATCGGCGCGAAGTCTTTCACCGGATGATAGGGAAGCGTTTTGCGAAGGCTCACATTGATCGCGTGGGTCCCCGAATGGCCCATCAGGAGCGTGTAGCCGTCCGGCGCTGCCCGCGCCGCATATTCGGTGCCGATGATCCCGCTCGCACCCGTCCGATTGTCGACGATCACCGGCTGTCCCCATGCTTCCGTCAATTTCTGACCGACAGTGCGCGCGAGGATATCCGTCGCCCCGCCGGGCGGTCCCGGCACCACGAAACGCACGACCCGCTGCGGATAGGTCTGGGCGTGTGTTGCAACGGCTGAGATCGAAAGTGCCAGCGCGAACAGGCTGAGACCAATG
This window encodes:
- a CDS encoding integration host factor subunit alpha; its protein translation is MTTTREHIARALHEGIGISKDDAMDMVAAFFEEIGASLQRGHTVKLARFGAFRLRAKKSRPGRNPRTKEGVPISARRVVLFRASNSLKAIVSQGHTATHGGVRTAPYPGRLNAAVTEASRN
- a CDS encoding tripartite tricarboxylate transporter substrate binding protein, whose protein sequence is MFTLRLFMVLGLATLALSSGSASSQSYPAKPVRVVIPWPAGGSNDIVGRTVMQKVSESLGQQFVIDNRPGASGTIGADLVAKSPGDGYTLMVQSTTHLGNATMYRKLPYDTLRDFVPVALLCQQPGGLIVHPSLPVKSVKEFIALAKASPGQILYSSSGNGSAPHLSMAQFIGLTGIKLVHVPYKGGPPAVTAIVSGETQAMTATLATVLPQIKAGRLRLVATTSAQRLTLMPEVPTIAETGVPGYEMSPWIAVFASGGTPNPIIDKLNGEIARALRLPDVHKSLAGQALEPWIATPEEFAVRVKADYEKYARLIKASGARIE
- a CDS encoding TauD/TfdA family dioxygenase, whose product is MRASTSYQSYGCPPRGLSADVTARGRTFVRRVRVQDFRNYRRKQAHMTAQKRDAVTGPGAWTGSEIQHDRSWIHHLDANAVEEIDAALAHAKRLGATIPFSADAFPLLNFARELDGILDEIENGRGFMLIRGIPRSRYTAAECELLYWGLGVHLGTPVSQNARGHLLGHVRDEGRVHADPNARGYQTRERMDFHTDLLPVDMIGLFCVRTAKSGGESKIVSALTIHNVLRAERPDLLDALYGMFHLDWRGEEPAGEPPFFTIPMFSERDGRITARIVSLPYYKSAARFGGQYAPAPIQLEALERVQEIANRPELMLSMDFREGDIQLINNHITMHARTAFEDYEEPERQRHLLRMWIAVSDERRRPLADVLDSRYRWVRRGGIPIKAASEAAGSWT
- a CDS encoding tripartite tricarboxylate transporter substrate binding protein yields the protein MNTRIFANLAVMLLCVFSTAAGAAQSYPDKPVRWVFPWPSGSAIDGVLRLMAQKLTESWGQPVMVDSRPGAAGNIGA
- a CDS encoding PAS domain S-box protein gives rise to the protein MHTVPPSGRIHRFQTRIAALIVIAAAPGFALAIYNYWEQHQHQATQAKHAVVVLGQLLKSRYEQIAVEGRLALESVARLPAGLTRDRARCDAALADMRRRHKAFVNVAIAAPDGVIACSALPSEGRVSVADRLYFREAMKTRDFAIGDYQIGRITGKATVNFAYPMLEQGLPGVAILALDFAWIEAAVAEAALPAGAAVTLVRADGMVLARYPQPEDWLGRTFPEMGLMHANLEARTLAAAKGPDGAMRYYAFGTLRAAGGGPQTYLSVEIPEASLFADVRRGLLQHLALLGAVAALMIAAAVAAGRAFVLRPLHALGLAARRFADGDHDARSGLDYTTGELGRLAQAFDHMARSLQQALVERDRALEEISNAGSRMRALIQASPLAIYTLDLEHRMTSWNAAAEKLYGWTEQELLGRTLPMVPEGGRTPEHYALRERVLEGEVISNLETQRRRRDGVLLDVSLSMAPLYDAEGRVCGRMSIVADVTERKHMEEALHRAHAEMSALIRAAPLAIYTLDLDSRITSWSPAAERLYGWKEEELLGRYSPLVPGGQRTEADHDEVRRRIREGERTTSLEVQRERRDGALIYVTIARAPLYDAEGQVCGRMVIASDITSRKKTEAELVRSLSLLQATLDATADGILLVDTEGRIVRYNARFTQMWCIPDDVLAAGEVAGALQFVMTQLKDPEGFLARVKEIYAHPEAESRDIVELADGRAFERYSQPQRIEGAIAGRVWSFSDITEQRQAEDRLTRLAQYDTLTGLPNRSLFHDRLLQAMARAARHETMVALMFVDLDNFKTVNDTLGHQAGDALLQEVARRLTGCLRETDTVARRGGDEFTVMLEEVMRVDQVGPVAEKIIAALREAAMINGKAVAVSASIGITLYPFDTEDIDEMLIQADTAMYRAKERGRNNFQFFSHDMNRRA
- a CDS encoding methylmalonyl-CoA carboxyltransferase, producing MSTKFADKIAGDAERAARAKAMGGLEKLARRAQQGILNARERIDHLLDPGTFRESGLFGVSYIPEMRASTPCDGKVTGFGKVDGRRVGVVGYDFTVKGSSSSYTNNRKMAHVKDTGGRRGFPVIFLGESTGVRMPDIMGEGMGMNFEGNRFLRTRDAPWAAAILGNAFGSAAWHACCSDFCVMRKGAVMAVASPRVVSMSLGREVSAEELGGWQVLAEHSGFADLVVDSDQEAIDGIRRFLAYLPTNNRMPPPVAAVPEGSDEAVKQILDLIPESSAQVYDVRKVIRAIVDRDSSFELKERYGRSITTALARIEGRPVGIIANNPLFKGGAMDADACSKATDFIVLCDSYNVPLVFLQDQPGFLVGPEAEKRGVIGKVINWMNALLQVSVPKVSIILRKSYGRGFINMGGAGIADEIAAWWTAEVSFMNPRTAVMVVHGVKEEDDPERFAKLLADMARMGGAYDLAAVYGVKEVLDPRETREYLKETLDTHTLRLSEGVGQHRLANWPTSY
- a CDS encoding tripartite tricarboxylate transporter substrate binding protein, with amino-acid sequence MNQKSLGALGLLFASITLTPVAVAAEWPEKAIRVIIPWPPGGSTDIVGRLLAAELTRRLKQQVIIDNRPGAGSILGMQLAAQTPPDGHNFMITSTAYGHLIYKERAKGIDYVKSFAHVALLGFGDSVLAVHPSLPVKSVKELIALAKKRPGALNYSSSGIGGFPHMNTELFKLMTGTSIVHVPFQGGGPAVADTIAGNTQIQIGSITTLIAHIRSGRLKVLGVGGTRPNPQLPGIPTISDAGVPGFSTYIWWGMFAPLRTPPNIINRMHAEVTAVLDAPDMRQKLDVQGAVPEKMSAAEFGRLMVAETEKWLKVIKAANIKGE